In Pyrenophora tritici-repentis strain M4 chromosome 6, whole genome shotgun sequence, the DNA window CTCGGTGAGCTATGTCCCGCGCTCCATCCTAATCCCAAAGTCAATGTTTTTCCGCTCCACAACGAGCGACGCCACATATGCTGACCTGCAGTTATGAGATCCTCTCCTTGTCTTCTTTGGGGATCCCACGCGGTAAACAAGCTTCGCTGCTGTTCCATTACAGCGGAAAAATCACCTAGTACGAGCATCACACCGCTGTTAGTGGTGCGTCTGGATGCAATAGTCAACAAAGTCATATCTGATGCCAGCCCTTCTTCGCGTAACAGTCCTGCAGAGGCACATTACGTGCCGCGAACATCAGAGTCAAGATTTTCTATGGCCAGTAGACCGTCGGCCGATACAGGGAGTTGTTTGCATTGACGGGTCCACATTTCCCGTATCCGGCCACAATCACCTTCTCTCGCTGCACTAACCTCTACTAGTCTATCGCCTCGGCCACTTCGTACCTGCCTTGCCTGTATTCTAGACGGTACTACAGGGCTGACAGCGCAGTGCAGGTGTTCTGCGATCATAAAATCCTGGCCATAGATTTCGACGACCAACCCTCGGGGCTGCTTTGCAATTGGCTATCTCTAGCACTAGCATAATAAACCGGATCTATTTACTAACTAAGATGATCAAACACAGCAAAGCCCTTGCGTAGCGGTATGATATTTCTAGTGAGTGTCTTGAAGTGTAGCCATGCGCTGAGAACAAACAATGTGCGCGAGCTAGAAACTAGTTTCGGTTAGCACTATATCCAAAATTCATAGAAAGGCAAGAAGAACAGCCTAAGGTTCCTATCAGGTCTACTAAAAAACTAGTGAACTACAATAGTGATGAAAGATATTGCATAATTTTAAGATTCTTGGAAGAAGCTACCTATACTTTAAAATATAAAGCTGGCAAAATGCCATTATAAACACCATGTTATAAAAGTTTACTACTAAGTATTAATAATTTATCACTTACTTTGTATTTATAAAGTCGACAAAATATAAGTTCCCGCTAGCTGTCAGGCCTACACAATGCGAGGTGTACAATATATACTATTCTACCACGATGATCAGGAGTTCACTGATCATACGTACCTTTTTGGTTGCATAGCGTAGTGGGCGTAGACCTACGTTCTGACACTAGCCCAACGTATTTCAAAAATGTGTAAACGAACAAGGAAAGAACTTGTATTAAAAGGGGTATTCGGTGCTGCTGTAACAACAAGACTTTGGGAGTTATTAAGTAGCCGCGGTACTAATGTAGAGTTGAACCGTACTGTTCAGTATAAGTCAACAGCAATTTAGCGTATATAAAAACCTCTAGATTAACCATCTTATCTATTCCGCGATCACTGCCTGGCGTAAAAACAAGCAGATTCCACTACGATGCCTCATTGTTGTGGTGGGTTTATTTGGTGAGGCAGGGTGAGCTTTGTGTTTGTGCGTATTTCGTGTCCACCCTCACTATAGCCCTATTACTTCTCGCCCCCGACCGTGCGCCCTCGACACATGTTTGGTCCTGACCTGACTGTCTCAGTTTTCCCTCCAGGATGATAATAATGGTGGCACCTGTCCCAGAATTTAAGAGGATCCTTCACATTGTCAGGTAAACAACAGAATACCTACGCGTCTTAGTCAGTTGTATATTGCATATTTTGGATGAGAGACTCCTTACCTTCATGTTGTCAGAACCATCAGTATCAAGTCCAAGGCCTATGTATCCTTCGCCAACTACGTCCTCGCAGGCCTTTATAGTGTCTTGATCGCTATTAACGCAGCGCCAAGACTCCTCTTTAATCCAAACTTGAGCATAGCATAATTGGCTTAAGAAAGCGAGGAAAATCGCGGTTAGAGCAGATAAAAGCATCTTGTTAAGTAGATAGAGTGTTTGAGATAGTCTGTACGTGAGAGGGACCGTCGCATGTATTTGTAGAAGAGCTTCTCTACGCTTATGAGCATGGGCAACGTGGCGTTGGCAATGGACAGACAGGCAAAGTACAAAGTGGCCGAGAGAAGGTTTTTTTCCAGCCTGAATAGATGAATTTTCTGTTATTAAGCTTCTTACTGCCTATCTCGGCCGTAATATGGCTAATATGTATGAATGTTCTGTTGCCAGAAGTTGCTTTCCTACAGATCATCAGAAGATATCTCATGGGACGCATATAGGCTGATTTGATGATAGCGCTCTTAGGACGGACTTCAGATGTGtctctcgccttgcagaaCAATACCGGTTTGTTCACATAAACCTAAAGCTATGGGCCGTCGACCATGATCCAAGGACTCTTTACACCATTGGCTAGTCTTGTGGGTTTGCCTTTTCCAAGGATAAGAGAGAATATAATATGGGCGCTCCAATCATACCATTGGGCAGATCCTTCTGGTGACATTCCGGTGACATTCTAGGGACATTCTAGGGACAAGTCTATCCACAACAAACATTGTGAAAACATGCACAATCGAACAACTTAGAGAGGCTAACACACGATCCTATAAGACATTTTCGTTTCCCAAACAAAGTCGCAATCATTGAATCTTTCACACGGGGCTTGGATAAGATTTTCCACCAGTCAGCTGGCGTTATCTGGGCGAGCTTGTATCGACAGTAAGATGGCCCAACGAACCCGTGAAAGTGGAAATACATAATGTGTAAGCGCTGATAATGAGGCTTATTCTGACTGTGCACATGTACCTAGGACCCTCATCGTCTACATAAGCGCATTGTCACAACCGACCAGCCAGCCAGTCAGTCAGCCAGTCGCGCTGACGCTAGCATCAGAAGGGTCTCGGCCCACGACCCATGTTTGCGTAAAACCTTATCACACGTGACCGACCTCCCTACGTACTTTGGAAAACACCTCAACCTCCACAACGTCCGGACGACGTCTCCAAATCTCTTATTTCTCGGACGCTAAAAGTTTCTCCCGTCCGGCTACTAGGAAAAAGCAAAGAACAGCAATGCGCGACTAAAAATACCCGGCCTGTTCTGTCAGGGTTCCCTGTCCAGATGCAGCGGTCCGATCTCGTGTCTACCCGTTGCCAGGCGCACAGATCCTTGGTCTGAGCAAAGCTTTGCCCAGGATGACCGACTCCAAATTGGCATTTCCCCGTCCGAGGTTGCAATCTCCGCTGGTCGTTCCAGAAGGTCGAGTGGGACCTTTTTTCGATCATAACGGCATTGGTACCTGTTTCCTAATCacgtcatcatcatcactTTCACCATGCTACCACAATTCTTGGTCTTGCAACATTTCCATTCTCCTACAAAAATATGAGCTAGATACTTTTAGTCATCCTCCATTCTCCCAAAAACACCTGCTGAAGGGAGAAACACTTGATCCAAACCAGCTGAAACGCCGCCTATCCGCCACGCCACCAATGTTTACTAAAAATTCATAAATACGAAAGGCTATATATGTGTGTGGGCTGGCTAAGAAGCGACGGAAGAAGCCACCATGCGCTCAACAAGAATCTCGACTGCAAGTCCCAAAGAGCCCAATAGCGTCATAGATGGGTACTCGGATGCGAGTGCGTTGAGCGCCCAGGTGAGGTCGTTGCTGAGCCCGGGTAGCTCATGCGAGCGCCTAGTGTTCAGACAATCGAAAATCAAGGCAAGATGGTTGTGGATCTCGGTTGCGAAGGCTTCGAGAACAGGGAGTGGGGGAAAATCGTGCTGTGACCATGACGTGACTGGGACTattgatgatgatgatgtgTGGCTGGGGTTAGTGAGTGCTAAATCTGGTGACATGGTCCAGATGGCATCAGCAAACATGTCCTCGTATTGGCTGTCAGTGAGTGGTGGCTCAGTGGCCTGAGACGCAGGTGACGGCATAGACGACTCTGGTTCATCGTCGTCTAGAAAGTTGGCTCGGCGTGTGGCTAGTGTCTTGACAACGGTAAAGTGAGTGGTGAAATCCAGTGATTCGGCTGAGGAGACGGGGCTGAGACAgtcctcttcctctttgtCCTCCTCGATATTGTACAGTTGCTGAGGCTGGAGTACCAGCTGAACATTGCGACGTGATCGCATCGTAGACCGCTGATGACTAGAATACATCATATACGGCCCAACTTGACGGAAACCTCGCAGCCTCCGCTCCTGTACAGGGGCTTTGCGCGGAGGTTGAGTTAGAGTCTCCACCTGCGGCGGTGGGGGGTCAATATCATCCAGCTTATCTAACTCATCCTGTAGAAGCGCAGTGACTTCCTCAACAAGCTTGTCAAACAACTCATCAAAATCCCGGTGAACAAGCGGTGGCATCTGATCAGCGTCAATCGGCAAGATTTGGTCGAAAGCAGTGCATCCGGCGTCCTGTTGGCTGTCAGCATCAAAGTAGGGCAACTCAGACGGCTGGTTGGTCTGCAAAAGATGCTCGAGAGCCGTGTAGCCGATGTACTGCTGGGTGTCAGTATCGAAATAAGACCACTCGGAAGACTGAACCATGGAAACATCATCTGCATCTGAGTCCGACATGTCTGAGACATGGTCTTCGTCCTCAGTGAGCTCGTAGCCTGGAGTCTGTGAGTCAGTAGATGCAATGAACGGGGGATACTCAGCGATAGAAGTAGTCGGGTATAACAGCTGGTCCAAAGCGAAATAAGATACCATGCCACTAGTCGCAGCATCGTAGAACACGCCTGCACGAGGtaagtcgtcgtcgtcgtcgtcgaaCTCATCGTCTGCATCAACAAAATCCTCCATATCCGCATCAACAGTCGCATCCAACAGCTCAAAGATATCCTCCGCCTGAGGCCGCGCAGCAGAAAACCCAAACACATCCTCGTTATTAACAAGGAGGTAGTTCTCGCCCGGTGAGTGGGGAGCAGCGGGTTTGCCATCCAAGCATGTGCACTCACCGTCGTAACGGTCCTTGACGAAAGATGTGGTGGCTTGGTACAAGGCGTCGATGTCGGCGTTGTCGTACTGGGGGAACGCTGAATGAATAGAAATATCCGAAAAGTTGTCCAGGCCAGGGAGGAAGGTTTGGGAGGTGACGTAGCGGAGGACAGGGTCGTCTTCCAGTGTCCATGTAGAGTTTGTCTCCTGCACCTCTGTGTCAAGCACAGCCTCAGGTACAGAAACAGTCACCTTAGAAATCAACGACCGACCCTCCCGCTTCACTACAACCTCCTCCTCACCACCAACCCACCACTCCTCAACAGGCAAAGCCTCAGCCTCTGCCCACGCAGCAACCGGATCACGAAAATCCCGCACAGCAACCGAAGGCAAAAGCTTCAACTCGCTCGTATCCACCAACGTCACCTCCTCtatctcctcctcctctaGCAGCGGATCCAGCACAGCGCACGGCGCAGCAACAGGGTCAAACACGCTGCGAAGCCAAAGTTCCTCATCGCTTGCGAAAGGTGTTTCGGCATCGAAGAGACACTCGACTGAAACCTCGCCGCCGAAAAAAGACGAGCGAGGAACAGGGAGAGGGGCGCAGACCTGCTGCTCCTCCACATTCACCTCCGCGTCCTCGAAGACGCCAGCCAGTGGGTACAAACAACTCCACCGCTCCTCCACTTCCGCCATATCCATCTCCTCGGCTGCAAcctcatcctcatcttcCATACCCGTCAACATATCCGCATACGCGGACTCGTCGGTGCAGATGCGGTATGTGTGAGCTGAGCACCACACGGGCTGTAGAGCGGGAAACGTGGAAGGCAGGGTGAGAGAGCAAATGGTGGGGGGTGTGAGTTGGCGGGTTGACGCGGGGGTGGTGCTGGAGAACATTGTGGTGAAGTAGGGGAAAGATGGCATGATTGGTAATCGGTAACGGGTAACGGCGCAGCGTAGCTCAGCTTGTGTGTTGAGATGGATAGATAGGGGGATTGATCACCAGGATCACGATCTAAAAATATGCGACTCGAGAAGAGATGCTGAAAAAATGCTGATGCGATGCTAATGCTGATGCAGAGAAAAACAAAAGACGAGAAATGTTACCCGGACCTCACTTTATAATCTCCGGGAGTATAGTCGTGAGTGagatgaagaagagaagGGAATGGTGGTGGGGTAGGAATGGTTTCTTATACCAAGTTTGGGAGGTGGACATTGTGTGGGATGAATGGGGGCGTTGTGTGGGTGGTTTGGTGGGGATGGCCTTTGTTTGGGTGATGAGTGTTGAAAAGAGAGAGGAGAGAGACATTGTATATGTGTGGGTTGTTGTTGGAGGAGGGGTACAATGGAGTGAGTTGGTGTGGGATGGACAAAGGGATGATGGGTGTACACACTGTAGTGCCAGTGATATATCTGATTTAGCGTCGGATGTGGGAGAGAGCGAATGTACTTGATTGAAACCTGTTGAGCCTCTGTATGTAACCTACAATGTAATCACATACCCACATCCTACCCCCCATCACTCACCATTCGGCTACCTCGCCTTTCTTCGGCAGCGTCGCTCGAACAACTTTATCGCAGTTCAGCAAGCAAAGCGGGTCAAACGCCTTCTTGAGCTGCCTCATGGCATCGACGGTCGTTTGCCCAACTTCATGGGGTAAATAATCTCTCTTGACGAGGCCAACACCGTGTTCGCCCGTAGCAGTGCCTTCTAGTTCGATGGCGCGTTTGACCATTTCGTGGACAAGGTGTGATGCCTTTGCATGGTCGCGGTTGCGATTGTAAAGGATGATTGCTATAGGTGGTGAGCTTGATGCATATACGCTAAAAGGGAATCGAGGGGCTTACAGTGAAAGTTTCCGTCACCAACGTGGCCGACGATGCTGGCCAAGAGCCCGCTTTGCTTGATCTTCTCTTTTGTTTCTTCAATAATTTGGGGTAACTTTGATATGGGGACGGCGACATCGGTAGTCCAGACTCCCATGTCTGGATCACCCCCAGCCTTCGCCATGACACTCCATAGGGCTTCTTTCCTGGCCTGCCAGAGGTCTTCTTTTTCTTGTTCTGATTTTGCGAATTCAAAGCTCACAGACCCAGACTTCTTAGCTAGACCCTGGACTTGACTGATTTGCTCCTTGACGGAGCTTTGGGTACCGGCGAACTTGAAAAAGAGAGTCGGTGCGTTTTTCCATGTTTTGGAGGTTTGACCGGCGTCGTTGATGCATTGCATTTGAACATCATCTAGAATCTCAATGGCTGCGATAGGTACGCCGGCGCCAACGACTTTGAACACGCAATCTGCTGCTGCACGAACGGATGGGAAGGCGCATACGGCTACGCTAGTGTGTTGTGGCTTGACAGTAACTTTGAGCGTCGCTTCTGTGACGAGACCTAATGTACCCTCGCTACCGATGAACATTCGCGTAAGGTCGTATCCAGCCGATGACTTTCGTGGTCTTTTTCGTGTCTTAATAACAGTTCCGTCTGCTAGCACTACCGTGAGCGAGATGACCCAGTCCTTCATTGTGCCGTACCGATACGCATTCGTGCCTGAGCATCCTGTCCCAACCATGCCACCGATCATTGCGCCTGGACCTGGGTCAGGGGGAAAGAAAAGGCCGTCCTTGGAAAGTTCCTCGTTGAGCAGTTCCCACCCCACTGCCGGCTGCACAACAACGTCCATGTCCTCCTTGTGTAGCTTCAAAATCTTGTCCATGCGACTGAAGTCGATACAAATGCCACCTCTTGTCGCCGCAAAATGTCCCTCCAGACTTGTGCCTCCACTGTATGGTGTAACGGGAATCTTGCGCTCG includes these proteins:
- a CDS encoding DUF1421 multi-domain protein, translated to MPSFPYFTTMFSSTTPASTRQLTPPTICSLTLPSTFPALQPVWCSAHTYRICTDESAYADMLTGMEDEDEVAAEEMDMAEVEERWSCLYPLAGVFEDAEVNVEEQQVCAPLPVPRSSFFGGEVSVECLFDAETPFASDEELWLRSVFDPVAAPCAVLDPLLEEEEIEEVTLVDTSELKLLPSVAVRDFRDPVAAWAEAEALPVEEWWVGGEEEVVVKREGRSLISKVTVSVPEAVLDTEVQETNSTWTLEDDPVLRYVTSQTFLPGLDNFSDISIHSAFPQYDNADIDALYQATTSFVKDRYDGECTCLDGKPAAPHSPGENYLLVNNEDVFGFSAARPQAEDIFELLDATVDADMEDFTPGYELTEDEDHVSDMSDSDADDVSMVQSSEWSYFDTDTQQYIGYTALEHLLQTNQPSELPYFDADSQQDAGCTAFDQILPIDADQMPPLVHRDFDELFDKLVEEVTALLQDELDKLDDIDPPPPQVETLTQPPRKAPVQERRLRGFRQVGPYMMYSSHQRSTMRSRRNVQLVLQPQQLYNIEEDKEEEDCLSPVSSAESLDFTTHFTVVKTLATRRANFLDDDEPESSMPSPASQATEPPLTDSQYEDMFADAIWTMSPDLALTNPSHTSSSSIVPVTSWSQHDFPPLPVLEAFATEIHNHLALIFDCLNTRRSHELPGLSNDLTWALNALASEYPSMTLLGSLGLAVEILVERMVASSVAS
- a CDS encoding GlcD, FAD-FMN-containing dehydrogenase, whose product is MQRRWASNDKKMGKDEEKPFYLQLNESIYERVQKEKAEQIQIQSMQQRTARGQFFATVVACLLTAGIGYYYGQMIPPKADNSSTAPLETFNPPKHNISEANMEAAWVDFRDIVGEENITIDKNDLESHSGSSWSSHPAEPGDVPFCVVKPGSTLEVSAIMKICHERKIPVTPYSGGTSLEGHFAATRGGICIDFSRMDKILKLHKEDMDVVVQPAVGWELLNEELSKDGLFFPPDPGPGAMIGGMVGTGCSGTNAYRYGTMKDWVISLTVVLADGTVIKTRKRPRKSSAGYDLTRMFIGSEGTLGLVTEATLKVTVKPQHTSVAVCAFPSVRAAADCVFKVVGAGVPIAAIEILDDVQMQCINDAGQTSKTWKNAPTLFFKFAGTQSSVKEQISQVQGLAKKSGSVSFEFAKSEQEKEDLWQARKEALWSVMAKAGGDPDMGVWTTDVAVPISKLPQIIEETKEKIKQSGLLASIVGHVGDGNFHSIILYNRNRDHAKASHLVHEMVKRAIELEGTATGEHGVGLVKRDYLPHEVGQTTVDAMRQLKKAFDPLCLLNCDKVVRATLPKKGEVAEW